A single window of Arcobacter venerupis DNA harbors:
- the recJ gene encoding single-stranded-DNA-specific exonuclease RecJ yields the protein MSKITKSRLFELLSARHLNNPYSRLADLPSPEKFKDIDIACKRIRKAILEKETITIVGDYDVDGVVSTSIMLDFFNTINVKVNHIIPNRFEHGYGLSTKIVDLIDEGLVITVDNGISAYEASVKLKEKNIDLIITDHHTVGAKIPIALAIINPKQKDCNFEFKDICGAQVAWYLCAAIKKEMNLDVNMSNFLDLLCVAIIADIMPMTALNYTIVKQGLKKIKTSSREAFKKLNEIMSKEIFVSDDVGFFIAPKLNSAGRMDDASVALSFLLSKDSFSANESLSLLDDLNNFRKTLQEEISKKAEAKTDKKDNAVIVWGENWHEGVIGIVASKLSNLHKKPAFIFSIHEGIAKGSARANANINLYDVITKAAHLLLGYGGHKNAAGLSLKEENLEEFKTIINQELESFKEDLHIEPITLGELDVSSVDLEFLSIIEQFEPYGLENHRPIFKISNTSLVKYDLIGRDKNHLKLTLNSDGAIFEALKFNDSNINLSKNLDLIVSVSKNEFRGEVTPQFLIQDIL from the coding sequence ATGTCTAAGATTACAAAAAGTAGACTTTTTGAACTACTATCTGCGAGACACTTGAATAACCCTTATTCAAGACTTGCAGACCTTCCCTCTCCTGAAAAATTTAAAGATATTGATATTGCTTGCAAAAGAATAAGAAAAGCAATTTTAGAAAAAGAGACTATTACAATTGTAGGTGACTACGATGTTGATGGTGTTGTTTCAACATCAATAATGTTGGATTTTTTTAATACTATAAATGTAAAAGTAAATCATATCATTCCAAATAGATTTGAACATGGTTATGGCTTATCAACAAAAATTGTTGATTTAATAGATGAAGGTTTAGTAATTACTGTTGATAATGGAATTTCTGCATATGAAGCTTCTGTTAAATTAAAAGAAAAAAATATTGATTTAATAATCACTGATCATCATACAGTAGGAGCAAAAATTCCAATAGCACTAGCAATTATAAATCCAAAACAAAAAGATTGTAACTTTGAATTCAAAGATATTTGTGGTGCTCAGGTTGCTTGGTATTTATGTGCTGCAATTAAAAAAGAGATGAACCTTGATGTAAATATGTCAAACTTCCTTGATTTGCTTTGTGTGGCAATTATTGCTGATATTATGCCTATGACTGCACTTAATTACACTATTGTTAAACAAGGTCTTAAAAAAATAAAAACCTCATCAAGGGAAGCATTTAAGAAATTAAATGAAATTATGTCAAAAGAGATTTTTGTATCTGATGATGTTGGATTTTTTATTGCTCCAAAATTAAATAGTGCAGGAAGGATGGATGATGCAAGTGTTGCATTATCATTTCTACTTTCAAAGGATTCTTTCTCAGCAAATGAATCTTTATCTCTATTAGATGACCTAAATAATTTTAGAAAAACCCTTCAAGAAGAGATTTCAAAAAAAGCTGAAGCAAAAACTGATAAAAAAGATAATGCTGTTATTGTTTGGGGTGAAAACTGGCATGAAGGTGTAATTGGAATTGTGGCTTCGAAACTATCAAATTTACATAAAAAACCAGCTTTTATCTTCTCTATTCATGAAGGAATTGCAAAAGGAAGTGCTAGAGCAAATGCTAATATCAACCTCTATGATGTTATCACTAAAGCAGCTCATCTATTACTAGGTTATGGTGGGCATAAAAATGCTGCAGGACTATCTTTAAAAGAAGAGAACCTTGAAGAGTTCAAAACTATAATAAATCAAGAATTAGAGAGTTTTAAAGAAGATCTACATATAGAACCTATTACCTTAGGTGAACTTGACGTTTCAAGTGTAGACTTAGAATTTTTATCTATTATTGAACAATTTGAACCTTATGGTTTAGAAAATCATAGACCTATTTTTAAAATTTCTAATACGTCTTTAGTAAAATATGATTTAATTGGCCGTGATAAAAATCATTTAAAATTAACACTAAATAGTGATGGTGCGATATTTGAAGCTTTAAAATTTAATGATTCGAATATTAATTTATCTAAAAATTTAGATTTGATTGTGTCAGTTAGTAAAAACGAGTTTAGAGGAGAAGTTACTCCTCAATTTTTAATTCAAGATATTTTATAA
- a CDS encoding UDP-2,3-diacylglucosamine diphosphatase — MKYKSIFISDVHLGTRFSKAKVLLNFLKHNNCEQLFLVGDIIDGWAIKRKLVWPQAHSDVIQRILKKARKGTKVTFITGNHDEFLRPFVPLLLGNSLNIANDLEYIGINGKKYYITHGDFFDSITMTKKWLAVLGDYGYDLLLHLNALLNFIRKYIGIKKYWSLSKYIKDSVKSSVSFINDFETVLSNHAKNKGYDGIICGHIHKAEIRDIEKIEYLNCGDWVESCTAIVETFEGEFLIINWLDKEMTHENKDK; from the coding sequence ATGAAATACAAAAGCATTTTTATATCAGATGTACATTTAGGTACTCGCTTCTCAAAGGCAAAAGTTCTTCTTAATTTTTTAAAACATAATAACTGTGAACAACTATTTTTAGTGGGAGATATTATTGATGGCTGGGCTATAAAAAGAAAATTAGTCTGGCCACAAGCCCATTCAGATGTTATTCAAAGAATTCTAAAAAAAGCTAGAAAAGGTACAAAAGTTACTTTTATTACTGGTAACCATGATGAATTTTTAAGACCTTTTGTTCCTTTACTTTTAGGAAACTCTTTAAATATTGCAAATGATTTAGAATACATAGGAATTAATGGGAAAAAATATTATATTACCCATGGAGATTTTTTTGATTCTATTACTATGACAAAAAAATGGTTAGCGGTTTTAGGTGATTATGGTTATGACTTACTTTTACATCTAAATGCTTTATTAAATTTTATTAGAAAATACATAGGTATAAAAAAATATTGGTCATTATCAAAATATATAAAAGATAGTGTAAAATCTTCTGTTTCATTTATCAATGACTTTGAAACTGTTTTATCAAATCATGCAAAAAACAAAGGCTACGATGGTATCATTTGTGGACACATTCATAAAGCAGAAATAAGAGATATTGAAAAAATTGAATATTTAAACTGTGGAGATTGGGTTGAGTCTTGTACTGCAATTGTAGAAACATTTGAGGGAGAATTTTTGATAATTAATTGGTTAGATAAAGAAATGACACATGAAAATAAAGACAAATAA
- a CDS encoding CTP synthase: MTKFIFVTGGVLSSLGKGITSASIATILKQSGFKVSMLKIDPYLNVDPGTMSPLEHGEVFVTADGAETDLDLGNYERFIDKTLTKKNSFTTGQVYQSVIKREREGGYLGKTIQVIPHVVDEIKERIYAATDDNDFLIIELGGTVGDIEGLPFMEAIRSIRHELPKTNTMNIHLSLIPYIKAAGELKTKPTQHSVQELRRIGITPHMLVCRTERELPKNLKDKLALACDIDRNAVIEAGDAQSIYQVPLHFIKEGILTPLSEHFNIKIKPNMEKWDTLVKNILVPQNEVTIAFVGKYLDLKESYKSLIEALIHAGAHLNTKVNIHWCDSERIEDVGAFDIIGKSDAILVAGGFGHRGVEGKLAAIKYARENKIPYLGICLGMQLAILEFAKNVLGIEDANSIEFDPDTKNPLIYLIDEFIDQSGNTQLRTHESPMGGTMRLGEYPFEPLKGSKLQKAYGNEEVYHERHRHRYEANPKYKEQLEAAGMIISGQSNGLIEAVELKDHPWFVGVQFHPEFTSHLETPNPIILEFVKQATNRK; the protein is encoded by the coding sequence ATGACAAAATTCATTTTTGTAACAGGTGGAGTTCTTAGTTCACTAGGAAAAGGTATAACTTCTGCTTCAATTGCAACAATATTAAAACAATCAGGCTTTAAAGTAAGTATGCTTAAAATCGACCCTTACTTAAATGTAGACCCAGGAACAATGAGTCCACTTGAGCATGGAGAAGTTTTTGTTACAGCAGATGGTGCTGAAACAGACTTAGATTTAGGAAACTATGAAAGATTTATTGATAAAACTCTAACTAAAAAAAATAGTTTTACCACAGGACAAGTTTACCAAAGTGTAATTAAAAGAGAAAGAGAAGGTGGTTACTTAGGTAAAACTATTCAAGTAATTCCTCACGTAGTTGATGAAATTAAAGAAAGAATCTATGCCGCAACTGATGATAATGATTTTTTAATTATTGAACTTGGTGGAACAGTAGGAGACATTGAAGGTTTACCTTTTATGGAAGCAATTAGATCTATTAGACATGAACTTCCAAAAACAAACACTATGAATATTCACCTAAGTTTAATTCCATATATCAAAGCAGCTGGTGAGCTAAAAACAAAACCAACTCAACACTCGGTTCAAGAGTTAAGAAGAATCGGTATTACTCCTCATATGTTAGTTTGTAGAACAGAAAGAGAATTACCAAAAAATTTAAAAGATAAATTAGCATTAGCTTGTGATATTGATAGAAATGCAGTTATTGAAGCTGGTGATGCACAATCAATTTATCAAGTTCCATTGCATTTTATAAAAGAAGGAATTTTAACTCCTTTATCAGAGCATTTCAACATTAAAATCAAACCAAATATGGAAAAATGGGATACTTTAGTAAAAAATATTTTAGTTCCACAAAATGAAGTTACGATTGCATTTGTTGGAAAATATTTAGATTTAAAAGAATCATATAAATCACTAATTGAAGCTTTAATTCATGCAGGTGCTCACTTAAATACAAAAGTAAATATTCACTGGTGTGATAGTGAAAGAATTGAAGATGTTGGTGCATTTGATATTATTGGAAAATCTGATGCGATATTAGTTGCTGGTGGTTTTGGACACAGAGGTGTTGAAGGAAAATTAGCTGCTATTAAATATGCAAGAGAAAATAAAATCCCATACCTTGGAATTTGTCTTGGAATGCAATTAGCAATTCTTGAATTTGCAAAAAATGTATTAGGTATTGAAGATGCGAACTCTATAGAATTTGATCCAGATACTAAAAATCCATTAATTTACCTAATTGATGAATTTATTGACCAAAGTGGAAATACTCAATTAAGAACTCATGAATCACCAATGGGTGGAACTATGAGACTAGGTGAATATCCGTTTGAACCACTTAAAGGTTCAAAATTACAGAAAGCTTATGGAAATGAAGAAGTTTATCATGAAAGACATAGACATAGATATGAAGCTAATCCTAAATACAAAGAGCAATTAGAAGCTGCTGGTATGATTATTTCAGGTCAATCAAATGGTTTAATTGAAGCTGTTGAATTAAAAGATCATCCTTGGTTTGTTGGAGTTCAGTTTCATCCTGAATTCACATCACATTTAGAGACACCAAATCCTATTATTTTAGAGTTTGTAAAACAAGCAACTAACAGAAAATAA
- a CDS encoding FlgO family outer membrane protein, protein MFESILKSSLLVGTFLIFVTGCTVTRSDPITKEYNKVQDNKQQLAVAADMQKNVTTQNTLESTIASLATQMLLNKKMDTNKPVLITSFVRLDEFKKTTEFGRIVSESLINELSNRGFDITEFRGQMAISINDEGEYFISRKPHELKSRIPNTYVVVGTYSRLLGKIMLNARVIDNITGKIITSARATYEHGIANDCIIFKDCAPARTINIVKER, encoded by the coding sequence ATGTTTGAAAGTATTCTTAAGTCGAGTTTATTGGTAGGTACATTTTTAATTTTTGTAACGGGATGTACAGTTACTAGAAGTGATCCTATTACAAAAGAATATAATAAAGTACAAGATAACAAACAACAACTTGCAGTTGCGGCTGATATGCAAAAAAATGTAACAACTCAAAATACATTAGAATCAACAATCGCATCTTTAGCAACTCAAATGTTATTAAACAAAAAAATGGATACAAACAAACCTGTATTAATCACATCTTTTGTTAGACTTGATGAGTTTAAAAAAACTACTGAATTTGGAAGAATTGTAAGTGAAAGTTTAATTAATGAACTTTCAAATAGAGGTTTTGATATTACTGAATTTAGAGGACAAATGGCTATTTCAATAAATGATGAAGGTGAATATTTTATTTCAAGAAAACCCCATGAACTAAAAAGCAGAATACCTAATACTTATGTTGTAGTTGGAACTTATTCAAGATTGCTAGGTAAAATAATGTTAAATGCTAGAGTAATAGATAATATTACTGGTAAAATCATTACAAGTGCAAGAGCTACTTATGAACATGGTATTGCAAATGATTGTATAATTTTTAAAGATTGTGCTCCTGCTAGAACTATTAATATTGTAAAAGAACGATAA
- a CDS encoding DJ-1 family glyoxalase III has translation MSNIIIPISNGFEEIEAITIIDVCRRANIKVTIAGVENIETIGAHGIKIISDAKIENINCDDFDMIVLPGGLPNAFTLADNEKVQSLLKEFKEKKKKIGAICAAPYALHKADVLNENFTCYPSFEEKIRLSGYHENDAVVIDNDVITSRGPATAMIFALEIVSILCDEEVYESVKEGLLAKDY, from the coding sequence ATGTCAAATATTATAATACCCATATCAAATGGATTCGAGGAAATTGAAGCAATAACGATTATTGACGTATGTAGACGGGCAAATATAAAAGTTACTATTGCAGGTGTTGAAAATATAGAAACAATAGGTGCACATGGAATAAAAATAATTTCAGATGCAAAAATAGAAAATATCAATTGTGATGATTTTGATATGATAGTTTTGCCAGGTGGACTTCCTAATGCTTTCACACTTGCTGATAATGAAAAAGTTCAATCTTTATTAAAAGAATTTAAAGAAAAAAAGAAAAAAATTGGAGCTATATGTGCTGCTCCGTATGCTTTGCACAAAGCAGACGTATTAAATGAAAATTTTACGTGTTATCCATCTTTTGAAGAAAAAATTAGACTTTCTGGTTACCATGAGAATGATGCAGTTGTAATAGATAATGATGTGATTACATCAAGAGGTCCAGCAACTGCGATGATTTTTGCCTTAGAAATTGTAAGTATTCTTTGTGATGAAGAAGTTTATGAGAGTGTTAAAGAAGGTTTATTAGCAAAGGATTATTAA
- a CDS encoding FlgO family outer membrane protein, which produces MKYIFIPIFLVFFLSSCSYKNPINGTNNFHSLVSKLVSESASKIKKNLAPTDVVLVSDFVNLDKLRNKSQLGFLLSSMLKDSLVSQNIIVREIELGKEFEFGKSGFNLLTRNKDNIISDKLSKEKYAVVGTYSITSRSLNVFIKLIDIRNGNILSSSYERTDIDTEILELEGIQQKTQEEQLKEPVYYRPRMVL; this is translated from the coding sequence TTGAAATATATTTTTATTCCAATTTTCTTAGTATTTTTTCTTAGTTCTTGTTCTTATAAAAATCCAATTAATGGAACAAATAATTTCCACTCTTTAGTATCAAAACTTGTATCTGAATCAGCAAGTAAAATCAAAAAGAATCTAGCCCCAACAGATGTAGTTTTAGTATCTGATTTTGTTAATCTTGATAAGTTAAGGAATAAATCTCAATTAGGATTTTTACTTTCTAGTATGCTAAAAGATAGTTTAGTTTCTCAAAATATAATTGTAAGAGAGATTGAATTAGGAAAAGAGTTTGAGTTTGGAAAAAGTGGATTTAATTTGCTAACAAGAAACAAAGATAATATAATTTCTGATAAGCTTTCAAAAGAGAAATATGCTGTTGTTGGAACATACTCAATCACAAGTAGAAGTTTAAATGTATTTATAAAATTGATTGATATTAGAAATGGAAATATTTTGTCTTCTTCTTATGAAAGAACAGATATAGACACTGAAATTTTAGAATTAGAAGGTATTCAACAAAAAACACAAGAGGAACAACTTAAAGAACCTGTTTATTATCGTCCTCGTATGGTGTTATAA
- the ccoG gene encoding cytochrome c oxidase accessory protein CcoG — protein sequence MNEKNAFSKKTPYRYRRYIGYLIASIVALGLPFIRIDGNHIFLLSFDKKQLHLLGTAFDMQELYLMPFLLMLLFLGIFAATSLGGRAWCGWACPQTIFRVIYRDLIESWLLGLRRIKNKQKEPDLSKAENKTKKVIGIILWACLALLAAADFMWYFVPPEDFLAYLQDPTEHLFLIGFVLSIAAFLVYDVVFLKEDFCVYICPYSRVQSVLYDNDTYQAIYSTNRGGEIYNDHKEKIIFKAKDLPDTKNECTTCEACVTVCPTHIDIRKGLQLECINCLECVDACTSVMGKLGKPSLVQWSSTNAIKNDIPTKMVRRSTIMYFVALVVVIALLFLMGGEKEHMLLNINKTTQLYKIKENHVVANNFVLLFQNTESKPLTYDLEIVDHPDIKIIRFEPFTLSPGKLAKKVVILETDKILVSDKLKDTPITVTIKAFAKEDPEKVVVYRKAVFIYPRLDELK from the coding sequence ATGAATGAAAAAAATGCGTTTTCAAAAAAAACTCCTTACAGATACAGAAGATATATTGGTTATTTAATAGCTAGTATTGTTGCGTTAGGTTTACCTTTTATCAGAATTGATGGTAATCATATCTTTTTATTATCTTTTGATAAAAAACAGTTGCATCTTTTAGGAACTGCTTTTGATATGCAAGAGTTATATTTAATGCCATTTCTATTAATGCTTCTTTTTTTAGGAATATTTGCTGCAACTTCTCTTGGTGGTAGAGCATGGTGTGGTTGGGCCTGTCCACAAACTATCTTTAGAGTTATATATAGAGATTTAATTGAATCTTGGCTTTTAGGATTAAGAAGAATAAAAAATAAACAAAAAGAACCTGATTTATCAAAAGCTGAAAATAAAACAAAAAAAGTTATAGGTATTATACTTTGGGCATGTTTAGCGCTTCTTGCAGCTGCTGATTTTATGTGGTATTTTGTTCCACCAGAAGATTTCCTAGCATATTTACAAGATCCTACTGAACATCTATTTTTAATTGGTTTTGTTTTATCAATTGCAGCGTTTTTAGTTTATGATGTTGTATTTTTAAAAGAAGATTTCTGCGTATATATCTGTCCTTATTCAAGAGTTCAGTCAGTTTTATATGATAATGATACATATCAAGCAATTTACTCTACAAATAGAGGTGGAGAAATTTACAATGACCACAAAGAAAAAATCATTTTTAAAGCAAAAGATTTACCAGACACTAAAAATGAGTGTACAACTTGTGAGGCTTGTGTAACTGTTTGTCCAACTCATATAGATATTAGAAAAGGTTTACAACTTGAGTGTATCAATTGTTTGGAATGTGTGGATGCTTGTACAAGTGTTATGGGGAAATTAGGTAAACCTTCACTTGTTCAATGGTCAAGTACAAATGCAATTAAAAATGATATCCCTACAAAAATGGTTAGAAGATCAACAATTATGTATTTTGTTGCGTTAGTTGTTGTAATTGCATTGCTATTCTTAATGGGTGGAGAGAAAGAGCATATGCTTTTAAATATCAATAAAACAACTCAACTATATAAAATAAAAGAGAATCATGTAGTTGCTAATAATTTTGTATTACTATTCCAAAATACAGAATCAAAACCGCTAACTTATGATTTAGAAATTGTTGATCATCCAGATATTAAAATTATAAGATTCGAACCATTTACTTTAAGTCCAGGAAAACTTGCAAAAAAAGTTGTTATTTTAGAAACTGACAAAATTTTAGTAAGTGATAAACTGAAAGACACTCCTATAACGGTTACCATAAAAGCTTTTGCAAAAGAAGATCCTGAAAAAGTTGTGGTTTATAGAAAAGCCGTATTTATCTATCCTAGATTAGACGAACTTAAATAA